From Salvia splendens isolate huo1 chromosome 3, SspV2, whole genome shotgun sequence, a single genomic window includes:
- the LOC121795689 gene encoding uncharacterized protein LOC121795689 isoform X4, protein MDYNDNDYEGQNLDLAGEESSKISVLRPFALPKFDFDDSLHGHLRFDSLVENEVFLGIPSQENNHWIEDFSRGGNGIEFSSSATESCALRRHINVWSEATSSESVEMLLKAVGQEEMVHGEKMVEESDPGDQLGSSTIVVENDSRGACKVDDVNDGIPSLPPAEVVEFSFSSNQSSGVEINQTECTLQVQETKLSSYAVGIDNKDSSLTVAENLSIAVKRADNNQGETCGLVDESLPHQMQEDLPVHGKEIDNSNSSSMNFDVNAREYVEQDKTSSANFSSSCTAKSTFNPVEEQDIGCNETETRLSGISLEIEHIENQCSRETTSGAQSQKQEDGVDTCIVSMLEVSKGHTIDDSVSNDNVCNKVAVVVEPAASQHGDVSGPETKQLSESCIMLHERSSIVLPEEGIQDLGIGGNDAATPAFNGGNDLKQGTVIQSSEMHKTLVGKEDVSAESNSSPETPSAAYEPTILHDVLDNPSEKDNDRKTDDTVGESGQSIGSIVSRECSEKSVNDGMEDSQNIPAPPKEEEDSVNPPLQGESIWTSKKDIISMQIDAHESAVNGSAHEEESEKLPFDSHEMVLDDVEKEVGSSCPAEAVEVQKPTGSKPGSPIGYDPALNSEVEGKILAASPAEGDQFAYSREHIPPLSDTEHKDQSRETESVALKQPSHSDPKEALDNNELCPATEIDNDTIAASVTGEIKTSHQSGFLLEISSDNIPDEASKELNKLMDDPANALVAQNDGIEAAPSKEQMIAESERDITDNSSKLSVTSSTVEIDISNKDDVPAPGASCTDLSQIEVNEHASPKKINLENPGKLSNRSQTSGVNEPCKEDETFTFDTRPLESRSTEDADKSMQSFPALQACKMPTGEGLPEAAVCSQTDPIVVKETSHVGSSTPGVCPPSGGVGATSERKSRRGGSRSGKVSLKKGNLAKETSALKQTEKGEKSSPFMSPSAAGKLMVFESGVKPRGHVTIPTSSMPDLNTSAPSSSFFQQPFTDLQQVQLRAQIFVYGSLIQGAAPDEACMVSAFDGGRSSWERSWRACVERFHGKKSQGNNTGTPVPSRSDVGAKSPDQNNRQGFPQSDVLSSTAARPSIKAIPSPVHSAIPLSSPLWNVSTPSGEALPPGSMSRSAVIDYQAVSPLNPYQTPPLRNYVTHSTWAAQAPPAPFPVPWLASSQSSPFEISTSYPAFQSTEPVKLTAVKESPLPITSGLKHGPPIPTTNTGATAVLVGASPLDLKKVKASSRKTCETKTRKRKKSSGSEDVVQVTATALSDAVSAQSVPSQISNKAPTVEDLSRVSFIAQNQVGLLPRPVVGSYYSTSVAVSTPSTFSPKGPPSNQAFPVATPSISSGHLSKGDINMDKRAFSAEGFSKVEQAKLQAQEAAAHAATAITHCDGVWSQLELQKSYGLTLDAESKLVSAAAAIAAAASVAKAAAAAAKIAADAAVQAKQMADEVLTKSGTSTSTEYNSNSLYNSINLVSALPTSISKGGDRNNTPSLMISAAREAARKRIEAASAATRHAENLDAILKAAELAAEAVAHAGKVVAMGDPFSLTALAEAGPSNYWKAPQVVGITGSKSNDLNNGKSISTNAVEVPGVNSQQKEPDKDVWGTSHNMSPTERGSSKDTSDRVTLVANIKPHDDTTLLDSAKTMFVDRYPDFESRSNISSTSMREGSLVEVLKDRGDSTKAWFSARVLSLKDVEALVCYDTLQSDEGSEQLKEWIMIEAKDGHAPKIRVPLMTSVQLEGTRKRRRSAVKNYTWSVGDQVDVWLQDCWREGIIAEKNKTDATSFSVHFPAQGETLPVKLWHLRPSLVWSEGKWTEWHKAERDDTQKGDTPAEKRPKLGSTSIEAKGKAKMVKNIDFAEVGGNEEPKLPLSANEKVFTIGSTKEENKLNMARKMRSGLEKEGSKVVFGVPKPGKKRKFMEVSKHYVSDRISKTNVPNDSAKLSKFLMPQGSGSRGFKGTSKEKQVADSKIRPPKSGKPPSVPSRTLARRDDSTSTRSNARTTSSDHISKESMSNDENESSEQNLAEVDEATQGAMVFSSQAPSQENLKKAVRNIKPERLNQGKLAPASRKLAKDEATEKLISEASEPRRSNRRIQPTSRLLEGLQSSLIISKIPSSSHDKGHRSRTKATVRGNNNRG, encoded by the exons ATGGACTACAATGACAATGACTATGAAGGCCAGAATCTTGACTTAGCTGGTGAAGAGAGCTCTAAAATTTCTGTTTTGAGACCCTTTGCTCTACCAAAGTTTGATTTTGATGACAGTCTTCACGGGCATCTGAGATTTGACAGTTTAGTTGAAAACGAAGTTTTCCTTGGTATTCCAAGTCAGGAAAACAACCATTGGATAGAAGATTTCTCTCGGGGAGGTAATGGAATAGAGTTCAGCTCCAGTGCAACAGAATCTTGTGCTTTGCGGAGGCATATCAATGTCTGGTCTGAGGCAACATCATCTGAATCTGTTGAAATGTTGTTAAAGGCAGTTGGACAGGAAGAAATGGTACATGGTGAAAAGATGGTTGAGGAATCAGATCCAGGTGATCAGCTGGGTAGCTCAACAATAGTAGTAGAGAACGATTCGAGGGGTGCTTGTAAAGTTGATGATGTCAATGATGGGATTCCTTCATTACCCCCAGCTGAAGTTGTTGAATTTTCTTTTAGTTCAAATCAATCTTCAGGAGTTGAAATCAATCAGACTGAATGTACTTTACAGGTCCAGGAGACAAAACTTTCCTCTTATGCAGTAGGTATTGATAACAAAGATAGTAGTTTAACTGTGGCAGAAAACTTGAGCATTGCAGTGAAGAGGGCTGACAATAATCAAGGGGAAACTTGTGGTTTGGTGGATGAGTCTCTGCCCCATCAAATGCAAGAAGACCTACCAGTTCACGGAAAAGAGATTGACAATTCTAATAGCTCTTCTATGAATTTTGATGTTAATGCTAGGGAATATGTGGAACAGGATAAGACTAGCAGTGCCAATTTTAGTTCAAGTTGTACAGCAAAAAGTACTTTTAATCCTGTCGAGGAGCAAGACATAGGATGCAATGAAACTGAAACAAGATTGAGTGGGATTTCTCTTGAAATCGAACATATTGAGAATCAGTGTTCTCGTGAAACCACTTCAGGTGCACAGTCCCAGAAACAAGAGGATGGAGTTGATACTTGTATTGTTAGTATGTTGGAAGTATCCAAAGGGCATACAATAGACGACTCTGTATCCAATGATAATGTGTGCAATAAGGTTGCAGTAGTTGTTGAACCTGCAGCAAGTCAACATGGTGATGTCTCAGGCCCAGAGACTAAGCAGCTGTCTGAAAGTTGTATCATGTTACATGAGAGGTCATCTATAGTGCTTCCGGAAGAAGGTATTCAGGATCTTGGTATAGGAGGCAATGATGCTGCCACCCCTGCATTTAATGGCGGTAATGATCTGAAGCAGGGTACTGTTATTCAATCATCAGAAATGCACAAAACACTTGTTGGAAAGGAAGATGTCTCTGCTGAAAGTAACAGCTCTCCTGAGACTCCATCTGCTGCATATGAGCCCACTATATTACATGACGTGCTAGATAATCCTTCTGAGAAAGACAATGACCGCAAAACTGATGATACAGTAGGTGAATCTGGTCAATCAATAGGTTCAATAGTTTCTAGAGAATGTTCTGAGAAATCAGTCAATGATGGTATGGAAGATTCTCAAAACATTCCTGCACCACCAAAAGAGGAAGAGGATAGTGTGAACCCTCCATTACAGGGTGAGAGCATATGGACATCCAAGAAAGATATTATCTCTATGCAGATTGATGCTCATGAAAGTGCTGTAAATGGTTCTGCCCATGAGGAAGAAAGTGAAAAGTTGCCTTTTGATTCACATGAGATGGTCCTTGATGATGTTGAAAAAGAAGTTGGATCCAGTTGTCCTGCAGAGGCAGTTGAAGTCCAGAAACCTACTGGATCAAAACCTGGTAGTCCTATTGGGTATGATCCAG CATTGAATTCTGAAGTTGAAGGTAAAATCTTGGCAGCATCACCTGCTGAAGGAGATCAGTTCGCTTACTCTCGCGAGCATATCCCACCACTATCTGATACGGAGCACAAGGATCAAAGTAGAGAAACCGAGTCTGTTGCTCTTAAACAACCAAGTCATTCAGATCCAAAGGAGGCACTAGATAATAATGAGCTTTGCCCTGCTACTGAAATTGATAACGATACAATTGCTGCTTCTGTAACAGGAGAAATAAAGACAAGCCATCAATCTGGTTTCCTCTTAGAGATTTCCAGTGACAACATTCCTGATGAAGCCTCCAAGGAGTTAAATAAACTAATGGATGATCCTGCCAATGCTTTGGTAGCTCAAAATGATGGAATTGAAGCCGCACCTTCTAAAGAACAAATGATAGCAGAATCAGAAAGAGACATCACAGATAATTCTTCAAAATTGTCAG TAACCAGCAGTACTGTAGAAATTGATATATCAAACAAGGATGATGTCCCTGCCCCTGGTGCTAGCTGTACTGACCTTTCACAAATTGAAGTAAACGAGCATGCTTCTCCTAAGAAGATCAATCTTGAAAATCCTGGCAAATTATCAAATAGATCTCAGACTTCAGGAGTTAACGAGCCGTGCAAAGAAGATGAGACCTTTACTTTTGACACCAGGCCTTTGGAAAGTCGATCTACTGAAGATGCTGACAAGAGTATGCAATCATTTCCGGCACTTCAAGCTTGTAAAATGCCG ACTGGTGAAGGATTGCCTGAAGCTGCTGTTTGCAGCCAGACGGATCCAATCGTTGTGAAGGAAACTTCTCATGTTGGTTCTTCAACACCTGGTGTTTGCCCTCCATCTGGAGGTGTTGGAGCTACCTCTGAGCGTAAATCAAGACGTGGCGGCAGTAGATCTGGAAAGGTAAGTTTAAAAAAGGGAAATCTAGCAAAAGAAACATCTGCTCTGAAGCAGACTGAAAAGGGGGAGAAATCATCTCCATTTATGAGTCCATCAGCAGCTGGTAAACTCATGGTGTTTGAAAGTGGTGTGAAGCCGAGAGGGCATGTTACAATTCCTACATCCAGTATGCCTGATCTTAACACCTCTGCTCCATCATCTTCGTTCTTTCAGCAGCCTTTTACAGATTTGCAACAAGTGCAACTTCGAGCACAAATCTTTGTTTACGGATCTCTTAT ACAAGGAGCAGCACCTGATGAAGCTTGTATGGTTTCAGCCTTTG ATGGAGGTAGGAGCTCTTGGGAGCGGTCTTGGCGTGCGTGTGTAGAAAGATTTCATGGTAAAAAATCCCAGGGAAATAATACTGGAACTCCTGTACCCTCGCGTTCTG ATGTAGGTGCTAAATCTCCAGATCAAAATAATAGACAAGGTTTCCCTCAAAGTGACGTTCTTTCCTCAACAGCAGCTCGGCCAAGTATCAAAGCTATCCCTTCTCCAGTTCACTCAGCGATCCCTCTCTCGTCTCCCTTGTGGAATGTATCTACTCCTTCTGGGGAAGCTCTGCCTCCAGGTAGCATGTCTAGAAGTGCTGTGATTGATTATCAGGCTGTTTCTCCTTTGAATCCTTACCAGACACCACCTTTGCGGAATTATGTTACACATTCTACTTGGGCAGCGCAAGCCCCTCCTGCTCCCTTCCCTGTGCCGTGGCTTGCTTCTTCACAAAGTTCTCCTTTTGAAATCAGTACTAGCTATCCTGCATTCCAAAGTACGGAACCAGTAAAACTGACAGCAGTTAAAGAATCACCTTTGCCTATTACCTCTGGCCTGAAGCATGGTCCTCCTATTCCTACAACTAATACTGGAGCAACCGCTGTGTTAGTTGGGGCTTCTCCACTTGACTTGAAAAAGGTTAAAGCATCATCTAGAAAGACTTGTGAGACGAAAACTAGAAAGAGGAAGAAGTCTTCTGGTTCCGAGGATGTTGTACAGGTTACTGCCACTGCTCTATCAGATGCTGTCTCTGCTCAATCAGTACCTAGCCAGATATCTAACAAGGCTCCTACAGTCGAAGATCTTAGTCGGGTATCTTTTATAGCTCAGAATCAAGTAGGATTATTGCCGAGACCTGTTGTTGGAAGTTATTATTCTACATCTGTTGCCGTCTCAACACCTTCAACCTTTTCGCCTAAAGGCCCTCCCTCCAACCAGGCTTTTCCTGTGGCAACaccttcaatttcaagtggtcATCTCAGTAAAGGCGATATAAATATGGATAAGAGGGCTTTCAGTGCTGAGGGTTTTAGCAAAGTTGAGCAGGCTAAGTTGCAAGCACAGGAGGCTGCTGCTCATGCTGCTACTGCCATAACTCATTGTGATGGTGTTTGGAGCCAGTTGGAACTGCAAAAAAGTTATGGCTTGACATTAGATGCTGAGTCTAAATTGGtgtctgctgctgctgctatAGCAGCTGCTGCATCTGTTGCAAAGGCAGCAGCTGCAGCTGCTAAGATTGCAGCAGATGCTGCAGTGCAAGCAAAACAAATGGCTGATGAAGTATTGACCAAGTCTGGAACGTCCACTTCCACTGAATATAATTCTAATTCCTTATATAATTCCATTAATTTGGTAAGTGCGTTACCTACATCCATTTCAAAGGGTGGGGATCGAAATAATACTCCCAGTTTAATGATATCTGCTGCTAGAGAAGCTGCTAGGAAGAGAATTGAGGCTGCTTCAGCTGCGACCAGGCATGCAGAGAATCTTGATGCCATTCTCAAGGCAGCTGAATTGGCTGCAGAAGCTGTTGCACATGCTGGAAAAGTTGTTGCCATGGGTGATCCTTTCTCTTTGACTGCTCTAGCAGAGGCAGGGCCAAGCAATTATTGGAAAGCCCCACAGGTGGTTGGTATCACTGGTTCTAAATCAAATGACTTGAATAATGGTAAATCTATTAGTACAAATGCTGTGGAAGTGCCTGGTGTTAATAGTCAACAGAAAGAACCTGATAAGGATGTATGGGGTACAAGTCATAATATGTCTCCTACTGAAAGAGGGTCATCAAAAGACACTAGTGATCGTGTCACACTGGTTGCAAATATTAAGCCCCACGATGACACAACATTATTAGACTCAGCTAAAACTATGTTTGTTGATCGCTATCCAGATTTCGAGTCAAGATCAAACATTTCATCCACAAGCATGAGAGAGGGTTCTCTTGTTGAG GTTCTTAAAGATCGTGGTGACTCAACGAAGGCCTGGTTCTCAGCCCGTGTACTTAGTTTGAAGGATGTTGAAGCGCTTGTTTGTTATGATACACTACAATCGGATGAAG GATCTGAGCAACTCAAGGAGTGGATAATGATAGAAGCTAAAGATGGTCATGCTCCTAAAATACGTGTTCCTCTTATGACTAGTGTGCAACTTGAAGGAACAAGGAAGAGGAGACGTTCTGCTGTAAAAAACTACACCTGGTCTGTTGGAGACCAAGTTGACGTATGGTTGCAAGATTG CTGGCGTGAAGGCATTATCGCAGAAAAGAACAAGACAGATGCGACTTCATTCAGTGTCCATTTTCCAG CTCAAGGAGAGACATTACCGGTCAAATTGTGGCATCTTCGACCATCTTTAGTTTGGAGTGAAGGCAAATGGACTGAATGGCACAAAGCAGAGCGCGATGACACTCAAAAG GGAGATACACCAGCTGAGAAGCGACCAAAGCTGGGAAGTACCAGTATTGAGGCAAAAGGGAAAGCTAAGATGGTTAAAAACATTGATTTTGCAGAAGTTGGTGGAAATGAAGAACCGAAATTGCCTTTGTCTGCTAATGAAAAGGTTTTTACTATTGGTAGTACAAAGGAGGAGAACAAATTGAACATGGCTCGGAAAATGAGGTCTGGTTTGGAGAAAGAAGGATCCAAAGTTGTATTTGGTGTCCCTAAGCCTGGGAAGAAGAGAAAATTCATGGAAGTAAGCAAGCATTATGTTTCTGATAGAATCTCCAAGACTAATGTGCCTAATGATTCGGCGAAGTTATCCAAATTTCTGATGCCTCAAGGATCAGGGTCTCGGGGATTCAAAGGTACTTCCAAAGAAAAACAAGTAGCTGATTCTAAAATAAGACCACCTAAGTCTGGGAAACCACCAAGTGTGCCAAGTAGAACTTTAGCACGAAGAGATGACTCTACCTCTACACGATCTAATGCACGTACTACATCATCAGATCATATATCAAAAGAGTCTATGAGTAATGATGAGAATGAATCATCTGAACAAAACCTTGCTGAAGTTGATGAGGCCACACAAGGAGCTATGGTATTCTCTTCTCAAGCTCCTTCTCAAGAAAACCTTAAGAAAGCAGTGAGGAATATTAAACCTGAACGTCTCAACCAAGGGAAACTTGCTCCTGCTAGTAGGAAATTAGCAAAAGATGAAGCAACTGAAAAGTTAATATCTGAAGCCTCTGAACCCCGCCGATCGAATCGCCGAATTCAGCCAACATCACGG CTGTTGGAAGGCTTGCAAAGTTCGCTGATAATCTCAAAAATACCATCGTCTTCTCATGACAAGGGGCACAGGAGTCGCACCAAAGCTACAGTCAGAG GGAATAACAATCGTGGCTGA